The following proteins are encoded in a genomic region of Diadema setosum chromosome 10, eeDiaSeto1, whole genome shotgun sequence:
- the LOC140233859 gene encoding somatostatin receptor type 5-like has translation MENCSNSTRKGSWILKEDTTFDFYDYISCVIILVAIVGNTFVIVIQNRLGGARVGGTTANRLIIGLAVADLSTACFQIPIPEFVNVPNTAAGQFYCRIIESDALAWVCFIASVYTLTTISIERYAAIVHPFTYRIWVHRNLAKYAFILIWLASFIVNLYIIIFRTIDECGECDSVYPYQSSQPINGIFLFLLEYLGPLLVMLYTISRSIVSLRSARLGEVKKNNHSRMQQAIHRRLTATFTVVFVAFMVVWTPDQIAFLLHNLGLLHEHFRQSLAYMVLVKLAFLNSSAVNPIIYSFCLPRFRQELKRLLLCRGRQYRYQSDTPEETPSSVSKSVTSTQ, from the coding sequence ATGGAAAACTGCAGCAATAGTACGAGAAAGGGTTCTTGGATCCTCAAAGAGGATACGACATTCGACTTTTATGACTACATCAGCTGCGTCATCATTCTTGTTGCAATAGTAGGAAACACGTTTGTCATCGTGATTCAAAATCGACTCGGAGGAGCTCGCGTTGGAGGAACAACTGCGAATCGCCTCATCATCGGCCTAGCCGTGGCCGATCTCTCAACCGCCTGCTTCCAGATACCCATCCCAGAATTTGTTAACGTACCGAACACAGCTGCCGGTCAGTTCTACTGTCGCATCATCGAGTCCGATGCGTTGGCCTGGGTGTGCTTCATAGCGTCCGTCTACACGCTAACCACCATCTCAATCGAGCGGTATGCAGCAATTGTTCACCCTTTTACATATCGTATCTGGGTGCATCGTAATCTTGCCAAGTACGCTTTCATTCTGATTTGGCTTGCATCATTTATTGTCAATCTCTACATCATCATCTTCCGCACCATCGACGAATGCGGCGAATGCGACTCCGTCTACCCTTACCAGTCATCTCAGCCAATAAATGGGATCTTCCTCTTTTTGCTAGAGTACCTCGGCCCTCTCTTGGTGATGCTGTACACCATCAGCCGAAGTATCGTCAGCCTACGTTCGGCCAGGCTTGGGGAGgtgaaaaaaaacaatcattcgAGAATGCAGCAAGCTATACACCGACGCTTAACGGCCACGTTTACCGTCGTCTTCGTCGCTTTCATGGTCGTCTGGACTCCTGATCAGATCGCTTTCCTCCTCCATAACTTGGGTCTCCTCCACGAGCACTTTCGTCAGAGCTTAGCGTACATGGTCTTGGTGAAGCTTGCTTTCCTCAACTCCAGCGCTGTGAATCCGATCATCTACTCCTTCTGCCTTCCAAGATTTCGGCAGGAGCTCAAACGTCTTCTGCTCTGCCGGGGGAGGCAATATCGTTATCAAAGCGACACCCCGGAAGAGACACCGAGTTCTGTCAGTAAAAGCGTAACGTCGACTCAATAG
- the LOC140234148 gene encoding uncharacterized protein isoform X1, translating to MLTSAFIYHRLIKAFGYFSKVNSADALFEKWPKMSARVLEYAEKQVQWKKILNVEDPHSDDEKSNLALQVLPLLFPAGVKKQGQRSVQRATMEESMPAFTNVEKMGRTCLCIWKGNENLMSWSSGRERIRSRHSWLLKEMRSLAHLC from the exons ATGTTAACTTCTGCTTTTATATATCACAGGTTGATCAAGGCTTTCGGATACTTTTCGAAAGTGAACTCTGCAGATGCCCTCTTCGAAAAATGGCCGAAAATGTCAGCAAGAGTTCTGGAATATGCAGAAAAACAAGTGCAGTGGAAGAAGATTCTCAATGTCGAAGATCCACATTCAG ATGATGAGAAGAGCAACCTGGCTCTACAGGTTCTTCCTCTGTTGTTTCCAGCTGGGGTGAAGAAACAGGGGCAGAGAAGTGTACAGCGTGCAACTATGGAAGAGAGCATGCCTGCATTCACCAATGTCGAGAAG ATGGGACGAACCTGCCTATGTATTTGGAAGGGAAACGAGAACCTCATGTCCTGGTCTTCGGGGAGAGAAAGAATCCGGAGCAGGCATTCGTGGCTGTTGAAGGAGATGCGATCCCTTGCACATCTCTGCTGA
- the LOC140234148 gene encoding uncharacterized protein isoform X2, producing MSARVLEYAEKQVQWKKILNVEDPHSDDEKSNLALQVLPLLFPAGVKKQGQRSVQRATMEESMPAFTNVEKMGRTCLCIWKGNENLMSWSSGRERIRSRHSWLLKEMRSLAHLC from the exons ATGTCAGCAAGAGTTCTGGAATATGCAGAAAAACAAGTGCAGTGGAAGAAGATTCTCAATGTCGAAGATCCACATTCAG ATGATGAGAAGAGCAACCTGGCTCTACAGGTTCTTCCTCTGTTGTTTCCAGCTGGGGTGAAGAAACAGGGGCAGAGAAGTGTACAGCGTGCAACTATGGAAGAGAGCATGCCTGCATTCACCAATGTCGAGAAG ATGGGACGAACCTGCCTATGTATTTGGAAGGGAAACGAGAACCTCATGTCCTGGTCTTCGGGGAGAGAAAGAATCCGGAGCAGGCATTCGTGGCTGTTGAAGGAGATGCGATCCCTTGCACATCTCTGCTGA
- the LOC140233858 gene encoding allatostatin-A receptor-like translates to MESFSFFWYDYVAFVLIVIAIVGNGFVILIQSRLGGARVGGTSANRLIIGLAVADLLTAFFYIPLPEYINVPPTAAGEFYCRVIEPKSLAWVCFMASVYTLTTISIERYLAIAYPYSYRNWAKHGYEKFAFPLILLAAVLINLFTFVFRDMDECGRCFLSFPSARSRKVFGVFLFIFEYLGPLCVMSYTNLQSIFKLRQYSLNPSDASKATLSHDAQAIHRRLTTMFTVIFITFFVLWTPDQICFLLYNLGILSGNFTNTVAYKVLVKAAFMNACTMNPFIYSVWVPSFRRQATAYLTCRGIRNLHGTKKDTR, encoded by the coding sequence ATGGAAAGTTTCTCCTTTTTCTGGTACGATTATGTGGCCTTCGTACTTATTGTCATAGCCATTGTAGGAAATGGTTTCGTCATTCTCATCCAGAGTCGTCTAGGCGGGGCCCGTGTCGGTGGGACATCAGCGAACCGTCTTATCATCGGTCTGGCTGTAGCTGATCTACTGACGGCGTTCTTCTACATCCCCCTACCGGAATACATCAACGTACCACCCACGGCCGCTGGCGAGTTCTACTGCAGGGTGATCGAACCAAAGTCTTTGGCTTGGGTTTGTTTCATGGCATCCGTCTACACTTTGACCACAATCTCTATTGAAAGATATCTGGCCATCGCCTATCCTTATTCGTATCGAAACTGGGCAAAACATGGCTATGAGAAGTTTGCCTTTCCTCTGATATTGCTCGCAGCCGTGTTGATCAACCTCTTTACGTTTGTATTTCGTGATATGGATGAGTGTGGCAGGTGCTTTCTCAGTTTCCCTTCTGCCAGATCAAGGAAAGTGTTCGGCGTGTTTCTGTTTATCTTCGAATATCTCGGACCACTCTGCGTAATGTCTTACACCAACCTTCAAAGCATCTTCAAGCTGCGCCAGTACTCGCTGAATCCAAGCGATGCAAGCAAGGCAACTCTCTCCCATGACGCACAGGCAATTCATCGTCGGCTGACAACAATGTTTACAGTCATCTTCATcaccttttttgttctttggaCGCCAGATCAGATCTGCTTTCTGCTGTATAATCTGGGCATTCTGAGTGGTAACTTCACCAATACTGTTGCTTACAAAGTCTTGGTCAAAGCTGCTTTTATGAATGCCTGTACCATGAACCCTTTCATCTACTCTGTGTGGGTGCCCAGTTTCCGTCGCCAGGCAACGGCCTATCTCACCTGTCGGGGTATTCGGAACCTGCATGGGACGAAAAAAGACACGCGCTAG